The Triticum urartu cultivar G1812 unplaced genomic scaffold, Tu2.1 TuUngrouped_contig_5580, whole genome shotgun sequence nucleotide sequence CCACATAAAAATTTTAATCTTAAGAGGAATTTTGGCCTTCCAAATCCACTTATAATGGCACCCACTGAGGGGTTTCTCCAGCAACTTATAAACAGATTTGGTACTAAATTTACCATTCTGGTTCAAGCTCCAAACCACACGATCCTCTTTGTCAGTTAAAGGAAGTTTATTAACTGTATCCAAAACAACCCCCCATTGCTCAGATAGCATAGGAGTGAGCCTTCTTCTAAAAAAGGAAGCACTATCCACATTCAACACTTGTTTGATAGTACATTCAGGAATATTGCAAATGTCAAAGAGTTGAGGGTAATGCTCCTTAAATGGAAGCAGTCCGTTAATGGAGTCACTCCATACCCTGGCAATGTTTCCAGACTCGATGTTGATATTTCTACCAGTCATGTAAACTTCCTTGACTTTCAGCAAGGCTTTCCAACAGGGAGAGTCAGAAAACCTTGGGCCAACATCAGCTACCGTTCTATTCCGCAAGTAACGAGCACGAACGATGTCTTGCCACAACCCACTTTGTGTCTCAAGCTTCCACCACCATTTCACCATCAGACTAATGTTTTGTTTGCGCAGGTCTTTGATACCTGGACCACCCTTTTCTTTGGATCTGCAAATCCTGTTCCATCTCACAAGATAGTATCTCTTTTTTTAGTACAACCTTGCCAGAAGAATCTTCTTCTATGTTTATCCAATCTCTCAATGAACGTTTTGATCATCAGCCACATGGACATATGGTACAAGGATATTTGAGTGACAACAGAGTCAACTAAAGTGTGTCTCCCTCCCATGGAGGCAGCATTACCTACCCAAGCATCAAATCTTTTCAAATATTTGCAAACAATGAACTCCCAATCGGAGTTTCTCAAAGTAGTATAGCTAACAAGCATGCCCAAATATTTAATGGGAAAGCTGCCTATATCACAATTGAAGAGGTCGGCATATTGCTTAATCACAACATCGTCTCCCCCAACAGTCAGAATTTCACTTTTTGAAAATTAACTTTCAACCCGGACATCATTTCGAacatatacagcagcaacttcagATTGACTGCTTTATCGATGTCATGCTCAAGACAAATAATTGTGTCATCTGCGTACTAAAGTACCGCAACTCCATCAGGGATCAGGTCCGCAGCTAAGCCAACTAGCAACTTATTACGCTGAGCATTTTTTATCATCTTCGTGAGGCATTCGGCAGCTAAGTTAAACAAGAATGGGGAGTGAGGGTCGCCTTGTCGCACCCCTTTCGCACTTTGGAAGTACGGCCCCACACGGTCATTTAACTTGATGCTAACCGTGCCATTCCGAAGGATCTGATTAATCCATCCACACCAGGTATCATTGAATCCCCGCAGCTTGTGGCATTCTAATAGGAACTCCCAGTTAACCTTATCATACGCTTTTTCAAAATCCAGTTTCAACACCACCCCAACCTTTTTCTTCACATGTGTGTAATTAAGGATTTCATGGAGTGAAAGCACCCCATCCATAATGTTCCTACCCTTGACAAAGGCATTCTGGACTGGGCTAATTAGCTTGTCAGCATAAACCGAGACTCGGCGGTCTAGGACTTTTGTGATAAGTTTATAAGGGCAACGAAGCAAGCAAATGGGTCTGAACTGTTGGATTTTGTCAGCCCCGGAGAGCTTGGGAGAAAAGTGATGATCCCGTAGTTCAACCTTTGAACATCCAACATCCCTCGATGAAAGTGTCTAAACAAGGCCATGATATCATCCTTGACAATATCCCAGCATACTTGGTAGAATTCTACCGGTATATTGTCAGGTCCAGGAGCTCTATTGGGAGCCATTTCAAAAAGGGCCTCCTTGACCTCCTCTTCAGAAAATTCTCTACACAGGTTAGTGTTATCTTCCTCACTAAGTTTTTCCTCCGGAGTCCATGTGTCAGGGTCCAGGTGAAACTGGTTTCTAGAAGCTGGCCCGAATAGTTCTTTATAGAACTCTGTGGCGTGAACGATCAGCTTATTAGTACCTTctatctccgtatcacccacctTAAGGGAGTGGATCGTGTTTTTCCTTTTACGCCCATTAGCTATACGATGGAAGTAATCGGTATTTAAATCCCCTTTAAGCAACCATCGCTCGTGCGATTGTTGCAACCAAAAAATTTCCTCATTAACAAGCAGCTCATGAAGTTCAAAACAGGCATCGATCTTCCTACTGTACAGCTCAGGGGAAAGAGGGGCCTCTTCTTCTAACTCTTCCAACAGTTCCAGCTCCATCCGGAGGTCATCCTTTCTTTTCTTATCATGACCAAATTTATCCGAACCCCACCCTTTAAAATAAGACTTGAATCTCTTGAGTTTGATGTTTAAGACATCGATGGGGTCAGAAGAGAAAACCTTACGCGCCCAAATTTTCTGAACCAGCGGGAGGAATCTATCATCTTTAACCCACGCCAAATCGAACTGAAATTCTCTAGGTTTTGGAGCCTCACGCCCCTCTTCACCCGTGGATAACAACAGGGGGTTGTGGTCTGAAATTTCCCGAACCAGTTTCCTGACACTGACCAAAGGAAACAAATCCTCCCAAGTTTCAGACATCAAGATGCGGTCAAGCTTCTCCAAAGTGGGGTGTGCTTGATTATTAGTCCAGGTATACTTGCCACCGCTAATGTGTATCTCTCTAAGAGCCAGGATATTTATAATGGAGTTGAAAAGATCAGAAGATTTGTGATTAGATAaccttttatttttctctccaGAGTGCCTAAGGATATTAAAGTCCCCACCAACAATGTATGGGACTTGCATACAGCCACACATTGAGGCAAGCTCACTAAGGAATTCTTCCTTAAATTCCTCATGAGCAGAACCATAGACTATCAACAAACCCCAATTGGTCTTTTTCTTCTTATCATACAACACTAGTTGTAAGATATACTTGCCCTTGTCACAGGAGATAATATCCAGGTTATCATTTTTAACACCACACAGGATACCCCCGGACTTCCCAACAGAGGGAATCCAGTTCCAACTAAAAACGCTAAAAGGATCAATTTTCCTCAGGCAACCAGGAGTAAATTTCTTTTTCATGGTCTCTTGCAACCCCAGGAAATCTACAGAATGGTCACTGATCATATCAGAGAGGCAGGTGGCCATTCCCTTCTTGCCTACCCCCCTACAGTTCCATATGACACCTTTCATTTAGAACGTTTTTTATGGTGCTGAGTCCTAATAACCCTACCAGGAGGCAGTGTAGGGTTACAAACATCATCTCCTATGGGATCCTTCCTTTTTTGGCTCCTAGTCACAGGCCTAGAGAGCTTAACCGCAGATCTACATTGTTTTTTCTTATTAGATCTGCCAGCAGAGCATTGCTCATTTATAGTTTCATCATGTTCTAACCAGTCAAGGTTAACATGAGCTTTCTTCCCCAGCCCATTAGTGACAATAATGTCATCCTCATCACCCTGCCTATTGTCCTCTATACTTTTCTTTTCTTCTAAATTCCCTCTGACTATTTCCAACTCCCGAAGCACATCAATATAAGTAAAATCATTATCAGGAATACAGACCCCCATTTTAGCAGCTCTAATCATCAACTCATTATCAGAAAGAGCTGCGAAAGAATTTTTATTCAGGTTTGGTTTGTTACCTGCCCCATCTTTCTCATTGGCCACCCTCACAGCTCTAGCTTCCACATTCTCTTGCATGCTTCGAGCGTTACGCTTGCTGAATCTGTGCACGCCCTCAGGGGCAAGTGGCGGAGTGAGCACGATCTCCTCATTACGATCAGGTGAAGGGAGCTGTACCACATACTCAGCAGAAGTCTTCAATTTTGGGTCCACCTCTCCATCAACCTCCACAACCTGAGTAATATTAGTAACAGCAGCAGCATATGATAGGCTACGATTGACCACGGTTTTATTTTTTACCTGCACCTTGTGGTGATCAGCCCCAGGTATCACCATTTTCGGGATCATAGTTGGGTCGACTGGCACCAACCAGCTCGAAGCACCATGTGAATCCTCCAGGTCATACAACCCCTGCTCCCTAGCCAACGTTTCAATGAGCAAAAACCCATCTACCTCACTTTCAGAGGAGGCAGACATCTCATTCTCTACTGGTAGCAAATGACAGGTTTTACCACCATGAGAAGTACCACCTTTACCATGATCAGGAGAATCTGAGCGACTGTCACTGTCTTTCGGGTCATCTCTTTTCCTTTTTGGAGTTTGGTCATGCTTATCAGGTTCGGTGTGTCACGTGAGCAATCATGAAAACTATTACCTGTTTCTCCTGGTGTGTTACTTCTCGGAGGAGACAAATCAAGGCTGGACCCTGGAAAGGAGTCTTCCATAACATCAACAACCCAACCTCCAACTCCCCTGACAAAAATAATAGAACCGAAGAAGCAACAACAATGATTAAACTAATTCAGAAAATGTGAAGTTTCTCAAAATCGATGCAACTCACTGTAGAAAGCAACCGTTGGTACTAGATACATTCCACCTCTAAATTCAACGCACAAAAGAAAAATCAAAGGGAAAGAAGCCATACTGTTATAGACTTACACCACTTCTCTGGTCATCTACTTGCAGGCAAAACCCAAGTAGAATGGCAGCCCTAAAGGAATGGATATAAATACACCTCGCCATATAAAAATGGTAACGACCTAGATCGATTTCAGCATATACCTGCAGCAAATCAGCGGCCGCAGCAGATGAGTAAACACAAGGGGAACTGAACTGAACTGAAACTTATGATTCCACAGACCAATAGCCATCCAAACCGAAAATTCATGCTCGGACAAAATGGGCACAACTAAAATCCCCTAAGGACTAAGCCGTTAGATCCACCGAACAGAACTAAGATCCCAGAGCTAAGGCGCCCAAATCATAAACCGACCCATTTTCTTCGTAGAGCAGCGCGCGACCCCGAAATTGACCAAAACCTAGCCTCATCGCAACAGCGTAAACGGAAACGGGGGTTTCAGATAGGCGGGGGAATGCGCACTTGAGACGGGCCAGGTCGCCAGGGGTCCGGACGGGCTCCTTGGCGGCGCAGACGCCGGTGTAGGCGGCGGAGAGCGCGCGGGTCTGGTGGTCCGGGAGGCCGCCCggctgctgcgccgccatggagCGGTGCTTCTCGAAGATCCTGGCCACGCCCTCCTAGTTCTCCGGGAGGTTCACCTTGCGCTTCTTCGTCGGCACCGACGGCGCCATCCGCGTCGTGCGGTTGGGGGGCGTGGGATTGAGAGGGGACCTTTTGTGCCTGCCTGAACCTGGTCATGGTTGCTCATCAGCATCCGCGAAATTGGCCTGCAAAGGTTGGTTGGAAAGCTGTGACTATCCTAGTGAAAATAGATGTTCCTTATAGCGAAGGCATAGCTACAGAGGTAAAGTATGTGACATGGTCATCTGGGAGTGGTTATTTTGTGATTACCTCGACATGCACGTGAGCACTAGGTTCATTTCTCATCATTGTCACTTGCATGCTATGCTTTGTATGAAAATAGAGAATGTGCATGTGAAGGGGGCTACTCCGCTCATGAACTTAATGTGCTTGTCCAAATTGGATTCCTGAAATTCAAAATGTGGAGCATGAAAAACAGAGCAGTTTTGTGATTTATTGCAGACAAAAACAAATCCATGAAAAAGAGTGAAACATGTGAGATTGCAAATCACACCTTTGAAAATGAGCACTTACAGTCTTCAATATGGCATTTAATTCTCAGTGACAAAAGAAAATTTGGAACACAGGAAAAAGCTTTGCCCATTCCATTAACCAAGAAGAAGATTGATGCCCAGTTAATCATGGAAAAGCAGGCGAAAACCGATACAACAAGGGCCACGCCCGCTTCCAAACATCGATACTCATAGGGCCAAGCCCACTCTCGCTGACGgcatgccaaacgtcacaacagaCGCCAAACAGATAAACACACACCAACAAAGGCCCCGCTCAGCCAACACGCCAGCCTACACCCTTGCCGGACAGAAGACGCCGTGACTGCTATGGGAGGAGCAGACCCGGGACTCTCCCGCAAAGGTTAAAAGGCATGCACTCCACAGGAACCTCAGTGACAAATGAACCTTCATGCATTCACTGATGAAGCTTGAAGTTCTTCTTTAGCTGCTTAGTACAACAGACATCACACTGAATGATGAATGCTTAGCTAGGTATGTACACAAACAGGAATCGCTAAATGCTTAGCTAGGTATGCAACTGAGTCCATGTTTCTATGTAGCCAACGTTTCAGTAACATACAAGAATGAAGCCTGTTTCAGAGCCTTTTAATCCACCCAATTCCTTGCAAACTTAGTTGACATCCAAGTGACACTATTCAACCAAGAACCAAGAGAAATGTAGCTCCCGGGTGCCCCTACACCCTTATGAACAGTAAATTCATAAAAAATTGAAAAACaatcaaaaaaatctgaaactttCAGTGATCAAAGATTATCAAAGGTTTGATGTTCCTGCAAAGTTTCAGCAACAAATAACCTTTGTGGAGCCCTAAAAAATCACTGCTCAAAAATGTACATAAACTTTGAACAATGATTTTGTTTTTTATTTGAGTGCTCTTCGAATGTTATTTTTAGCTAAAACTTTGCAAGATCATCAAAAGTTTCATGATGTTCGATGTCCCaaagtttcagatttttttgatttttttgaatttgttttGAATTTACTATTCATAGAGGGTGTAGGAGCACCCGGGTGCTGAAAATCCTGTCTCTTGAGGAAAACATAAGAATGGTTTGCCTTCAACTATTTTCGAACAACGCTAGGTAGAGGAGCAAGAAGGATGTGTATGGTGGAGGAACTCAAAGCTGTCCTCGCTGTGTAAGTCTGTCCACCCGGGGGAGTACCTGAAGCAGAGAAGTAAGTGTGGCGCATTGATGTAGTTGAGGACCAAGAAATGAACAGAGAAGGTAAAGGTTACATCATGGATTCTTGGAAACTTTATTGTTGCGGGGCAGTACGGAGAACAGAGGGCACCAGAACTGGAGAGGAATGCACACCACAGTGTAAGAGAGCAAGAAGTTTTCATCAAGCAAATGCTCTGATTCCTTCTGTCACCTGAGGTAGActaccatgctgtggtaaaaaaaatGCAGAATAgtaacaagttttggtataagtttcttgcaaaccggagcttctcttaagaaggctcgtggttctgagagggaacgtgtcacctttgtgtgcataattcaaattttaaatacaagcacatgctccagtgcaccaaagctggttgaaaaatcacatgtgtgtcctcttgtaaatttctaggtcccatgccagaaatgggaatgaaattcaaacatctgggcgtcatggcttggctagaaacattgagaaacttggttttttaattcctgtaaatccaaaacattgtgtagcgtgccattgtgttttacacatactcgaagtactagtaaggtacacgcgCATTGCACGtgtcagattttgcaaccaaattacgAATGAATACCACACTGTAGCATGTAagctgagtcatatatgcctaatgtagaccttcgtttaattcttatagttcatctcattcaaaatcaattagtttttataaaaaaaccttgggcctctttgattcgaaggatttccaaaacgcgggaataggaagaacatgggattagagtggaatgttgtcttgaatcctacaggatggtacgcgtatttgattgtgcatagaaaaaacgcagaattcttccaaagaggtttgagtggatgggttatgaaatctagtgcaaatgaatcatatggaaaaattcctatggtttacaatcctacgaatcaaacaaccaagataggaaaaattcctaaggattagaatcctccaaaattccttcgagaatcctttgaatcaaagaagcccttaatctattttatgattcatgaaattgtgtgttgtaaagcataaagtacaAACAAagaatggcaattcaactagaaaaaaaatTTGGGCAGTTacgatacggaagattctagaacaaaggagaaccactgttgttttgagatttgtgtattatgcttaagttcaaccatggagtctgctagattgtacatgtggaaaaatccggtggggggccagaagatggtgcgagggcgAGGAGCCGactggagggagactatgaaggagtgcacaactgTGAGATTGATATTTAGTgagagggggcgagaacgtgcgctgttgcgcgcagtggcggagccatgaaaaatgtaCCATGatctagggggccaagcattgctaatcctttacgaggaggacCAATtctcaacttaaaccatttttaccagcaattgtctaatgatcacatttatattagcctcgatatatagtgatgttagggagggcagggcccttgctgccccctGTCTTGGCCATTGTGCgtgcgtctgagagatgaagcagaaggcatggatgatgagaggggggcgttggatatataattaatgtgggtgtattagctatatatgtaatcttatatagagaggtatagattgatcgatgtggatgtgggaaagagggtgagacctcattAGATATACAGATTGATCGGtttatgtggaaaactatgaaagacctagctatacacacacacacacacatagaggaacatcgatcgttgcgcatgcacgtcagagataaagaatgcccgatatgatggagagggggatgtgtgtgtgtgcgcgcgccttcatgggagaccgacctgaagaaaaatattgcatgtgtgcgatggataatgtcaactagtagtgtgtgtgcatgcatgcacgagagaaagttagtggtacaattataaagagaagaccaatgtgtgggtgtaaaagactaggtgaggtcataatcaatgtaaagttgaattcaaatatttgaataagatatcatgatgtttgaaacccatgcatgcatgaatataataGAGATCTGCATGATGTGGTTTGGAAATGAGCATGTTGCAATGTATACACATTAAACAAGGTCAGAttggtttgaatttgagataccgatggtaGACATCGTTTGGtcacattgcatccgtgcatggacaaactattctaattggagatgatggttggctttcgcatcacatatctatatctatacccctatatatatatattatattatattttatattttttatatagtaTGCGGATAACTTTAATTTTGAAAGATGGTCAttggatgaggccaatccgatggtgcagagctggcaaatttgagcactactggccgttggatatcatctaaattccaccagattttgccacatgtacaatctagaagactctatggttgaacttaagcataatgcacaaacctcaaaacacaagcacttcgtctttgttctagaatctttcgtatcataattgcccaaacgtttttctacatgatttgtttttactttatgccgTGCAACGCACAATttcatgaatcttaaaatagattagctttcttataaaaactagatgattttgaatgaaatgaattataagaattaaacgaacatctacatcgtgtatatatgactcaaagcttacatgctataatgtggtatttattcataatttggttaccAAATCTCATGCGTACAGTGCACGcctaccttactagtctaaatggtg carries:
- the LOC125529407 gene encoding uncharacterized protein LOC125529407; amino-acid sequence: MSASSESEVDGFLLIETLAREQGLYDLEDSHGASSWLVPVDPTMIPKMVIPGADHHKVQVVEVDGEVDPKLKTSAEYVVQLPSPDRNEEIVLTPPLAPEGVHRFSKRNARSMQENVEARAVRVANEKDGAGKNTRNKPYVPRLKSAAYAIMITLYREMERGKEFMMRQELIDAAEASGLSEHAIGSNNSRNSRNDGYSYTGWNSMKKLTNKDLVKKKSNPAKKRQRDSS
- the LOC125529408 gene encoding crossover junction endonuclease MUS81-like isoform X2, which translates into the protein MAAQQPGGLPDHQTRALSAAYTGVCAAKEPVRTPGDLARLKGVGGWVVDVMEDSFPGSSLDLSPPRSNTPGETGNSFHDCSRDTPNLISMTKLQKGKEMTRKTVTVAQILLIMVKVVLLMVVKPVICYQ
- the LOC125529408 gene encoding uncharacterized protein LOC125529408 isoform X1, whose translation is MTRFRQAQKVPSQSHAPQPHDADGAVGADEEAQGEPPGELGGRGQDLREAPLHGGAAAGRPPGPPDPRALRRLHRRLRRQGARPDPWRPGPSQVYAEIDLGRYHFYMARCIYIHSFRAAILLGFCLQVDDQRSGGSWRLGC